GAAAAGTGGGTGTGGAGCACCGGCTTGGGCTTGCCCGTAGTTCCGGATGTAAACATCATGGCCAGGGCGTGCTCGGGGGCGACGGGGGTCAACGCCTCGCTCGTGTCCTCATAAGCGGCGATGGTCCGGTAATCGATCATATCGGAGGGGACGGAGTCGCCGACGCAGATATAGCGTTCGATCGTTGTCAGTTGTTCCTGCACGGGTTGAACGACCGGGAGAAACTCGGACCCGAAAATGAAGACCTTGGGGTTGCAAACGTTGGCGGCGTAAAGAATATCGGAGCCGACGAAACGAAAATTCAAGGGGACGGCAACGGCACCGAGCTTGATGATGCCGTAGTAGGTGACCAGCCATTCAAGGCTGTTGTTCTGGAGGTGCATGACGTAATCGCCGTCTTTGATGCCCAGCTCTCTGGAAAGGTAGTTGGCGACGCGGTTGATCTGGTCGTTGAATTCTTTCCAGGTGAGCGTTCTGCGCTCCCCCTTCGAAGGGGTTCTTTCGATCAGGCAGACCTTGTTGGGCAGGTGGCGTGCATGCAACGTAGCGTATCTTGCGTAATTCATGAACGTTATTCCTCCTCGAGACGATGTTTCTTTCCGGCTTGGGATTTCTGGAAAGAGGCCCGGCGGTCTCAGCACCGCCGGGCGACAGACAAATGATGATTACGGGCAGAAGAATCAGCCCCGAAAAAGACGTTGTTCCGTTATGGGGGGCACCGCTCCCACAACATTCTCTTTCCTACTGGGCGAAGCCGAAGACTCGAGGCAACCAGAGCACGGCGTCCGGCAAATAGGTCATGAGTAAAAGCACGGCGATCTGAATCGCGATAAAAGGCATGACGGCACGCGATACATATATCAGATCGCGATTGGCGATTGCCCCGGTGATATACAGACTGACCCCCATGGGCGGCGTACAGTAACCGATGGCCAGATTGACGGTCAGGATGAGTCCGAAGTGCAGGGGATCGATGCCGAAGGCACCGAGCATCGGCAGAAAGACCGGCCCCAGGATCATGGTCGCGGAGATGATGTCCATGAACATGCCGATGAAGAGCAGCAGGATATTCATGGCCAGCAGGAAGACCCAGGGGGACTGGATGCTGGACAAGACTGCCTCGGTCAGTTTGCCGGGAATGCCTTCGAGCGTAAGATAGCGCCCGAAACAGGTGGCTCCGGCAACGATGATCAGCAGTGTCGCGGAGGTTACGGCTGAATTGATCGTGATCCGTTTGACGGCGCTCAACTTCATGGACTTGTGGATGAAGATTTCGACGATGAAGGCATAGACGCACGCCACGACGGCGGCCTCGTTGGCTGTAAAGGCACCCGAGAAGATCCCCCCGAAGATGATGACCGGGAGCATTAGGGACCAGAAGCTTTCCTTGACGACAGCCAGAACCTGTTTGGCATTGGGCACCGGCATCCGGACGAAATCGGTCCGTTTACGGTAGAACAAATAAGAATATAGGCAGACACCGAAAATAATCAGGACCCCCGGCAGAAACCCGGTCATGAACAGGCCTTCCAGCGAAACGTTGCTGATCATGCAGTAAAGGATCATCCCGATGCTCGGGGGGATGATCACGCCGAGGTTGGGGGAGGTGGTCATGAGGCCGAGGGTGTACTTCTCCTGGTAGCCGTTTTCAATGAGGGCGGGGATCATGAAACCGCCCAGGGCGACCACGGTCGCCACGGTCGAACCCGAAATGGCACCGAATAGGCCGCAGGCGATGACGCCGGCCATCCCGAGGCCCCCCGGGAGCCAGCTCACCATGACGTTGGCCACTTTGATAAGCTTGTCGACGATGGACCCGGCCGTCATAATGTTGCCGCAGAGGATGAAGTATAGCACCACCACCAGCGCGAAGTTGTCCATGCTGCGAAAGAGGCTTTGAGCCAGAAGGAGCAGCGGCAGATCGGTATAAAGTGCGAATCCCAGGACGGCAGTGAAAAAAAGGCACATGAAGACGGGAACGAGGGAAGCCATGCTCCCGACGAGGATCAGCATAACGATGAGGTGGCTCAGCTCCATAGTCTTGCTTGTCTCCGATCAAAAGAGTTCGGCGCAATAGGGAACCCAGGCTAGCGGTTTGTTAGACGCTTTCCGCCGGTTTGCGCAATTCCTGAACGTCTTCGTACATGACCTGAATGAGTCTGAAAACCATCATCACGCCCATAGTAGGCAAGACAGCATACAAATATACAAGCGGAATCTCCAAGATAATGGTCTTCTGCTGGGTGGCGACCTGGAGGGCGGCCATGTGCCAGCCGTAGTAGATCATCATGATGGCGAATACCATGGCAACCAAATTGCTGAAAAAGGTCAAGGGGGTTTTGAGCTTGGGAACGAGCTGGACCAAGGCGTCGATCTTGATCATGGAGCGTGCCTTGATAGCGGCGCTGCAGCCGATAAACGTGGTGACGATAATGACCTCCCTGACGAGCTCCTCGGACCATGCGAGCGAGTAGTTGAAACCGTAGCGCAGAATCACGGCGAAGAACAGGGAGATCAGCGCGGCCATGGTCGCAAAAAACAGAACCCAGTCCTCGATGAAGCTGAGGATCTTGTCGACGACACCAAGAATTTTTGAAAACATGCAGGCCTCTCACATGAAAAAGGGGAGAAACAGTGAAGCGCTTCTCCCCTCGAATGCGATTATTCCGTATAACCGATGTAATCCTGGACTTCTTTGAGGTAGTTGTCAGATTTGTAGGTATCGCCGGGGTACAGTTTGTTGATCTCGGCTCTGTAATTTTCGTGGACGACGTTCCCCTGCTTCTTCAGCATGGCGGCTTCTTCCGCCGAAAGCTGGAAGAACTCGATGCCCTTGGACTTTGCGTCAGCGATTTGATCCACTTCCTGCTGCACCGTTTCTTCGCGGACTTTTACGGCGACTTCACGCAGGGTATCCTTGAAAGTCTGCTGCAGGTCGGCCGGCAGGGTGTTGAACCACGCTTTGTTGAAGATCCAGATAAAAAGGCCTTGAGCGTAGTTGACTTGAGTAAAATACTTTGCCACCTCGAATTTCTTGGTGATGTTGCACACGGAAGGGGTGTGATCCAGACCGGTGATAACCCCCTGTTTCAGTGCGACGGGGACATCCGGCCAAGGCATGACCACCGGGTTGAAGCCCCAGGCGCCATAAAGCATTTTGTTGACCGCGGCTTCGGCGATCCGGAACTTCACCTGCTTGGCATCTGCGATGGTGCGCACGGGGACTGTCGTGGCCCACCCATAGTTGCCGTAGCCGGTGATGTCGAGGCCCATGATCCCTTGGTGGTCCATGGCCATCATGAAATGGTCGAACAGCTTGCCGCTGCTGACGAATTTATCCAATTTGTCGAAGGAGTCGACGAGGAAAGGCAGGTTGATGAGGCCAAAGCGGGGCCCGAGGTTGGTGGAGGCCACCGAACTCACGCCCATCCCCTGAATGGCGCCCATCTGCAGTTGGTTGAGCACCTCGACTTCTCCGCCAAGCATGGAAAAGGGTTTGAAATCAATGTAAATTTGTCCGCCGGAGCGTTCCCACAAGGCATCCCGGAAAGCAAAGCCCGTGTAGACGCCTTTCAGAACCGGATGGGAGACGTTTGAAACGATGCATTTGTATTTCGCAGTAGACGGGTCGAATTTGGGTTTCCAGGCATCCAGGGACGGTGCCTGCGCCCAGGCTCCCCCGACCAGAAGGACCACCCCAATCAGACCGACCAGTACCGACAACCCTAGCTTCTTCATAAGCACGCTTACTCCTTTCTACAGTTAAAGGTTGATTCAAAAGACCGGGATACTCACGCACTCGCGAAGAGCCGGATCAAGACGAAATTCAACCCGGTTGTCTCCCGTTCGGAGGGGTTGAACCCTGGTCCCGAAGCGGGCGAGACAGCCCGTAAGCATGATTTGTGGAGTCAGGTCGGACAGTCTCAGATGCCTTTCGAGAGTATCCGCTTGTCGTGTTTCAATCTGCTCTGAATGCCTTTGCTGATATGATAGGTTCGGCTGAATTCCGACCAGAATTCCTTGTCTTTTGCCTTCCAGTCAGGGCCGAATTTATCGTCGAAATAACCACCCAGCTTGTCGAAAAGGACCTGCCAGGTGGGTTTACCCGCAGCGAGCGCGGTGAGCAGGTCGTCGAGTATATGTTCGAGTTCGGATAATTTTTCTTTGGGAAGATAAGAAATTGCGCCTTTGCGTATAGAAGCCATGAGCGTATCGGCGCTGATCGCATGGGCGGTGAGCATGACGGTAGGAATGCCTTTTTCCACGGTTTTCTCAAGAAGCTCGAGACCGTTGACCCCCATGATGTCAAGGATGGCAAGGTCGTAATGCCTGTTCCGGATCTTCTGAAGCGCAGTTTCGTAATCGGCGGCCGTGTCGACCTTTGACATCTCCAACGCTTCTACAATGGTATCCAGAACATCCTCTTCGTCATCGACTGCTAGGATCGAAATGCCATCAAGGTAGGACTTTTGCGCCATCTTGAATACCCTCCCCCGGGTCTTGGCAAAGATGATGTTTTAAACGGTCTGGAACATGGAAACCCGCTGAATATCATTCATTTGTAGTATTTGAAGAGGAAGCGAATACTGTATACCGATATTCACCATGACCAACTATAGAAAACCCGGATTTTAGTGTCAAGCGCATTCGGAATGGAGACGCGGAAAAAGGTTTCCCCGGCGTGTTGGGCGGCGGGTCGGGCCGGTCGCCGGATAAGGCGGTTCAAAATGCTTGACAAGCAGAAATGAATCGGTTTCTATGAATGAATAATCATTCATAGAGGGCGGGATTACCATGAGTCATATTAATCAGAATCTTCGTAAAAAAAACAGAGAAAAGTACCAGCGCATCATCCGGGCAGCGACGAAGATCTTCGCCAGGAAGGGCTTTTTTCAGGCCAAGATAGCTGAGATTGCACGGGAGGCCGGTGTCGCTGACGGCACCATCTACATTTATTTCGAGAACAAGGACGATATCCTTATCAGCCTTTTCGAGGAGCAGATGAAGGGGGTCATCGACAACATGGTCAGTCATCTGGCGCTGGAGAAGGACCCCATCGGGAAGCTGCGATGTTTCGCCGTGACCCATTTGCGTCTGATCGAGGAAAACAAGGATATGGCGGAGATTATCCAGGTCGAACTGCGGCAGAGCGGGAAGTTCATGAAGGAGTATAAGAACGAGAAGTTCTCCCAGTACCTTGATCTGATCGAGGATATCATCAAAGAAGGGCAGCAGTCCGGTGCATTTCGAAAGGATGTGATTCCCACGGTCGCAAAGAGAGCGTTTTTTGGCGCCCTGGATGAAATGTCACGATTCTGGGTATTGTCAAGTCGTAAACAATATGATATTAAAACGGCGGCCGAGCAGATCAGCGAGTTTTTTTTGTGTGGAATCAAGGAGTAACAAACGGGCCGTGGGCCGTGAGGGCGGGCCGTAAATTCAGTAACCCGGGCTTTCCGGGCGAAAGGAGGACAATGTGAACATTATTGTATGCTTGAAACAGGTGCCTGATACCGAGACGCAGATCAAGATCGCAGCGGATGGGAAAGGGATCGTGACCGACGACATCAAATGGGTGATGAACCCCTACGACGAGTTCGGGGTCGAGGAGGCTTTGAAACTCAAGGAGAAGTTCGGCGGAGAGGTCACGGTCGTCGGGCTTGGACCCAAGCGGGTGACCGAGAGCATCCGCACCGCCCTGGCGATGGGCGCCGACAAAGGCGTTCTGGTTGTCGACGATGCATTGCAGGGGAGCGATTCACTGGGGGTTGCCAAGGCCTTGGCCGCCGCCATCAAAGATATGCCTCATGACCTGATTTTCGCCGGGCAGCGCGCTGTCGACGAAGACTTGGGAGTGGTGGGCGCCTTTTTGGCCGAGTTCCTGGGCATTCCGCACGTGGCGTTGGCCGTGAAGGTGGAGGTTGCCGAGGATGGGAAGAGCGCCAAGGTGCACAGGCCGGTGGAAGGGCAGACGCTCGTGGTTGAGACGCCGTTTCCAGCGTTGATTACGACTCAGAAAGGGTTGAACGAGCCCCGATATGCATCTCTGCCTGGTATCATGAAGGCCAAGAAGAAGCCGCTTGCAGAGAAATCCCTGGCCGACTTGGGATTGGATCCGGCTGGATTTGGCGAAAGCGCCAGAAAACTGAAAATCGTGAAGTTGACCCCGCCGCCCGAGAGAAAAGCGGGCAAAATCGTTGAGGGCGAAACCCCGGCCGAGAAGGCTGCCGCTTTGGCGAAGCTTTTGCGCGACGAGGCCAAGGTAATTTAGTGTTGCGCTTGAAACCGAGGCGGAGACTCATCTCTTTGTTCCTTCGGAGCCGATGGATGTCCCCGGTTTTTGTGGCCGAGGGGTAGAGAGAGGCGGTTTCGGTTCGGCATGCAGCGTCTAAGTAAGGATTTGCCCAAAGGGAGCATACCGTGCGGGGGGAGTTGCCGGGTAGACGGCTGTGATCGGCAACGAAAATACAGCAGGATAGGAAATCCAGATTTTGGAGGAGATATAAAATGGCACAGGGAGTATGGACAGTCGCTGAACAGCGTGAAGGAGAGATCCGGAAGATCACCTATGAGGTCGTCAGTGAAGGGCGGCGCCTGGCGGATGCGCTGGGTCAATCTCTGACCGTGGTTCTTCTTGGCAACGGGATCAAGGACAAGGCGGCGGCTCTGGCTCAGTATGGAGCGGACAAGGTTCTGGTGGCGGAGGATCAAAGACTCGAAACGTATACCACTGACGCTTACACCGCGGTTGTCGCCCAGCTGGTGAAGGCGGAAGAGCCCGCAATGCTTTTGATGGGCGCCTCCGTACAGGGGAAGGATCTGTCTTCCAGAGTGGCTGCACGGCTGGATGTCGCGGTTGCCCAGGATTGCACCGCCTTTGCCGTGGAGGACGGCAACCTGGTTGCAACCCGGCCTATTTATGCCGGCAAGGCCTATGCCCAGGTGACATTCGAACAGAGCTGGCCGCAGATGGCAACGGCCCGTCCGAATGTCATGAGCGTCAACGAACCGGATGCTTCGAGGACGGCCGAGGTGGTCGATGCCCAATTCCAACTCGACGATGGAGAGCTGAAAACCAAGGTCGTCGAGGCCATCAAGGATGCAAGCGGCAAGATAGATCTGACGGAAGCGGACAAGATCGTTTCCGGAGGTCGCGGGATGAAGGGCCCCGAAAACTACGCGATTCTGGAAGAACTCGCCCAGGTGATCGGCGCCAGTGTCGGTGCGTCGCGCTCCGCGGTGGATGCAGGATGGAGGTCGCACACCGATCAGGTCGGTCAGACTGGCAAGGTCGTTTCGCCCAATCTCTACATTGCCTGCGGCATTTCGGGCGCAATCCAGCACCTTGCAGGTATGGGGACATCCAAGGTGATCGTCGCGATCAACAAGGATCCCGATGCACCCATCTTCCAAAAGGCTGATTACGGGGTCGTCGGCGACCTCTTCGACGTGGTTCCGGCTTTGACGGAAGAAATCAAGAAGATGATATAGCCCTTAGGATGCCAAAAAAAACCGCGGCCGGGTGGGGATGCCACCCGGCCGCGGTTTTTTTTGTTCATGGGTCGATTCCTTATAACGATTCCAGAAAGCGCTCCAGCGTGAGCGACTCTAATTCGGCGGCGAAATCGACAATCGAGACGGGCTGCGCAATGGCATCTCTTTCGGGGGCGGTGACTCCGAGCAAGGACTTCCTTGTGGTCTCGTCAGGGTTCTGCAGCCAGTCAGCGACCTGCTCGGCGGGGCGCCGGATTTCCTCGATTTGACTCCAAAGGGCTTGGGCTGTCTGCCTTGGATCATCGTAGGCGAGATAGGCCGCTTTCAAGTATTGATCGAGTAAAACGGCAGTCCACGGATGTTCTTCTTTGGCGGCGAGAGCAGTGATCTTTTCGATGTAAGCGGCAATATATCGCGGGCCATCCAGGGGCGACCCTTCATCCTGCTCGGGAAGAAAAACACCGTATTTCAACCGCAGTGAGGCAATGTTCAGGACAGGTTCAGGCGCCCAGGGCCTTTTTTGGACCTCCGTGTCGGGGGTATTTAGGGAGGCCTCCGCGCGCGGGGGCTCATGGCGTGGTTGAGGTTCGGGCACAGTAGGCTTGGGGGCTGCCGGTTCGAGTAATTGAACCAGCATTCCGGGAAGAAGCGGGTGAAAGACACCTTGTAGGGTGACCAGTCCAATTTCGTGGTGGCCGCAATGAGAGCACTTTCGTGCGGTCACAATGCCTCGCAGTCCTGTTTCGTTGTGGTCAGAGGAGATATCCATGGCCGTTCAACCGGTGAGAACTCTTAGATCTTATCCGTAAATAACGCCCACTTTTCGGTAGGCGATGATAGCAGCAGCCATATGCAGCAAAGCCATATAGGTATCGCTGAGCTTCTCATAGCGAACCAGGATTT
Above is a genomic segment from Desulfatiglans anilini DSM 4660 containing:
- a CDS encoding TRAP transporter large permease — protein: MELSHLIVMLILVGSMASLVPVFMCLFFTAVLGFALYTDLPLLLLAQSLFRSMDNFALVVVLYFILCGNIMTAGSIVDKLIKVANVMVSWLPGGLGMAGVIACGLFGAISGSTVATVVALGGFMIPALIENGYQEKYTLGLMTTSPNLGVIIPPSIGMILYCMISNVSLEGLFMTGFLPGVLIIFGVCLYSYLFYRKRTDFVRMPVPNAKQVLAVVKESFWSLMLPVIIFGGIFSGAFTANEAAVVACVYAFIVEIFIHKSMKLSAVKRITINSAVTSATLLIIVAGATCFGRYLTLEGIPGKLTEAVLSSIQSPWVFLLAMNILLLFIGMFMDIISATMILGPVFLPMLGAFGIDPLHFGLILTVNLAIGYCTPPMGVSLYITGAIANRDLIYVSRAVMPFIAIQIAVLLLMTYLPDAVLWLPRVFGFAQ
- a CDS encoding TRAP transporter small permease; translation: MFSKILGVVDKILSFIEDWVLFFATMAALISLFFAVILRYGFNYSLAWSEELVREVIIVTTFIGCSAAIKARSMIKIDALVQLVPKLKTPLTFFSNLVAMVFAIMMIYYGWHMAALQVATQQKTIILEIPLVYLYAVLPTMGVMMVFRLIQVMYEDVQELRKPAESV
- a CDS encoding TRAP transporter substrate-binding protein, coding for MKKLGLSVLVGLIGVVLLVGGAWAQAPSLDAWKPKFDPSTAKYKCIVSNVSHPVLKGVYTGFAFRDALWERSGGQIYIDFKPFSMLGGEVEVLNQLQMGAIQGMGVSSVASTNLGPRFGLINLPFLVDSFDKLDKFVSSGKLFDHFMMAMDHQGIMGLDITGYGNYGWATTVPVRTIADAKQVKFRIAEAAVNKMLYGAWGFNPVVMPWPDVPVALKQGVITGLDHTPSVCNITKKFEVAKYFTQVNYAQGLFIWIFNKAWFNTLPADLQQTFKDTLREVAVKVREETVQQEVDQIADAKSKGIEFFQLSAEEAAMLKKQGNVVHENYRAEINKLYPGDTYKSDNYLKEVQDYIGYTE
- a CDS encoding response regulator; this translates as MAQKSYLDGISILAVDDEEDVLDTIVEALEMSKVDTAADYETALQKIRNRHYDLAILDIMGVNGLELLEKTVEKGIPTVMLTAHAISADTLMASIRKGAISYLPKEKLSELEHILDDLLTALAAGKPTWQVLFDKLGGYFDDKFGPDWKAKDKEFWSEFSRTYHISKGIQSRLKHDKRILSKGI
- a CDS encoding TetR/AcrR family transcriptional regulator, which encodes MSHINQNLRKKNREKYQRIIRAATKIFARKGFFQAKIAEIAREAGVADGTIYIYFENKDDILISLFEEQMKGVIDNMVSHLALEKDPIGKLRCFAVTHLRLIEENKDMAEIIQVELRQSGKFMKEYKNEKFSQYLDLIEDIIKEGQQSGAFRKDVIPTVAKRAFFGALDEMSRFWVLSSRKQYDIKTAAEQISEFFLCGIKE
- a CDS encoding electron transfer flavoprotein subunit beta/FixA family protein translates to MNIIVCLKQVPDTETQIKIAADGKGIVTDDIKWVMNPYDEFGVEEALKLKEKFGGEVTVVGLGPKRVTESIRTALAMGADKGVLVVDDALQGSDSLGVAKALAAAIKDMPHDLIFAGQRAVDEDLGVVGAFLAEFLGIPHVALAVKVEVAEDGKSAKVHRPVEGQTLVVETPFPALITTQKGLNEPRYASLPGIMKAKKKPLAEKSLADLGLDPAGFGESARKLKIVKLTPPPERKAGKIVEGETPAEKAAALAKLLRDEAKVI
- a CDS encoding electron transfer flavoprotein subunit alpha/FixB family protein, with protein sequence MAQGVWTVAEQREGEIRKITYEVVSEGRRLADALGQSLTVVLLGNGIKDKAAALAQYGADKVLVAEDQRLETYTTDAYTAVVAQLVKAEEPAMLLMGASVQGKDLSSRVAARLDVAVAQDCTAFAVEDGNLVATRPIYAGKAYAQVTFEQSWPQMATARPNVMSVNEPDASRTAEVVDAQFQLDDGELKTKVVEAIKDASGKIDLTEADKIVSGGRGMKGPENYAILEELAQVIGASVGASRSAVDAGWRSHTDQVGQTGKVVSPNLYIACGISGAIQHLAGMGTSKVIVAINKDPDAPIFQKADYGVVGDLFDVVPALTEEIKKMI